In Actinomadura luzonensis, a single window of DNA contains:
- a CDS encoding GNAT family N-acetyltransferase, with protein sequence MDAVIRAHAARVRAADPLVAGQDELRGKDRLETRDAVGLATVERIDPGSMRASWSPLVVHRLQARVAGPSPEAALGALLDRWLAGLRLDEPGQALTVTWPSRDVAPLRALAARNFAPVVAQAVRAGIAGTSQGAGVRRVTPDDLETLARLYERLIAYDAHFGWVAVRASTASRLRAFLASEVMPTEWCWLAEDADGTPLGCVLVQPPAHCGWIASSVDASPLAYLSVLYVDPAARGRGVGALLADVAHGYAAAQGVRVMLLHHALPNPLSTPFWSRRGYRPLFTQWVRHLGARF encoded by the coding sequence ATGGACGCCGTGATCAGGGCGCACGCCGCCCGCGTCCGGGCCGCCGATCCGCTGGTCGCGGGCCAGGACGAGCTGCGGGGCAAGGACCGGCTGGAGACGCGCGACGCCGTCGGCCTGGCCACCGTCGAGCGGATCGACCCCGGCAGCATGCGGGCCTCCTGGTCGCCGCTCGTCGTGCACCGCCTCCAGGCCCGCGTCGCCGGGCCGTCGCCGGAGGCCGCGCTCGGCGCGCTGCTCGACCGGTGGCTCGCCGGGCTGCGGCTGGACGAGCCGGGCCAGGCGCTCACCGTGACCTGGCCCAGCCGCGACGTCGCGCCCCTGCGCGCGCTCGCGGCCCGCAACTTCGCGCCCGTGGTGGCGCAGGCCGTGCGCGCCGGGATCGCCGGGACGTCGCAGGGCGCCGGCGTCCGCCGGGTCACGCCGGACGACCTGGAGACCCTGGCCCGCCTGTACGAGCGCCTGATCGCCTACGACGCGCACTTCGGCTGGGTGGCGGTGCGGGCCTCGACCGCCTCCCGGCTGCGGGCGTTCCTGGCCTCGGAGGTCATGCCCACGGAGTGGTGCTGGCTGGCCGAGGACGCCGACGGCACGCCGCTGGGCTGCGTGCTCGTGCAGCCGCCCGCGCACTGCGGCTGGATCGCCTCCAGCGTGGACGCCTCGCCGCTGGCGTACCTGAGCGTCCTCTACGTGGACCCGGCGGCGCGCGGGCGGGGCGTCGGGGCGCTGCTCGCCGACGTGGCGCACGGGTACGCGGCGGCGCAGGGCGTGCGGGTCATGCTGCTCCACCACGCCCTGCCGAACCCGCTCTCGACCCCGTTCTGGTCGCGCCGCGGCTACCGGCCGCTGTTCACCCAGTGGGTGCGCCACCTCGGGGCGCGGTTCTAA
- a CDS encoding helix-turn-helix transcriptional regulator produces the protein MSGTSARLLSLLSLLQIPRLWPGSELAARLEVTPRTIRRDIERLRDLGYPVHATMGGDGGYRLTAGTAMPPLLLDDEEAVAIAVGLRTVTRHPVAGIGEASVRAMAKLRQVLPARLRHRVGALDAATEPPSPFSGPFSGPAIDPEVLTVIAAAAAGHERLRFAYESGDGVASRRLVEPYRLVTVGRRWYLLAFDNERDDWRIFRVERVREPRPTGVRVTPRTPPAEDAAAFVTARLYSTAPTYRAVATLRAPAEWVARRLGDAAGELEPVDAGSCRLSGQADTLEWLAFRLVTLGCEFEVHEPPELIAYLRELAARTLRAV, from the coding sequence ATGTCCGGCACCTCCGCACGCCTGCTGAGCCTGCTGTCCCTGCTCCAGATCCCCCGCCTGTGGCCCGGCAGCGAACTCGCGGCGCGCCTGGAGGTCACCCCGCGGACGATCCGCCGCGACATCGAACGGCTGCGCGACCTCGGCTACCCGGTGCACGCCACGATGGGCGGCGACGGCGGCTACCGGCTCACGGCGGGCACCGCCATGCCGCCGCTGCTGCTCGACGACGAGGAGGCCGTGGCCATCGCGGTCGGCCTGCGTACGGTGACCCGGCATCCCGTCGCGGGCATCGGCGAGGCGTCCGTCCGGGCGATGGCCAAGCTGCGGCAGGTGCTGCCCGCCCGCCTGCGGCACCGGGTCGGCGCGCTGGACGCCGCGACCGAGCCCCCCTCCCCGTTCTCCGGCCCGTTCTCTGGGCCGGCCATCGACCCTGAGGTCCTGACCGTGATCGCCGCCGCCGCGGCCGGTCACGAGCGGCTGCGCTTCGCCTACGAGTCCGGCGACGGCGTCGCCAGCCGGCGGCTGGTGGAGCCGTACCGGCTGGTCACCGTGGGCAGACGGTGGTACCTGCTGGCGTTCGACAACGAAAGGGACGACTGGCGGATCTTCCGCGTGGAGCGGGTGCGCGAGCCCCGCCCGACGGGGGTGCGGGTGACGCCGAGGACGCCGCCGGCCGAGGACGCCGCGGCCTTCGTCACCGCCCGGCTGTACTCGACGGCCCCCACCTACCGCGCCGTCGCCACCCTGCGCGCCCCGGCCGAGTGGGTGGCCCGCCGCCTCGGCGACGCGGCGGGCGAGCTGGAGCCGGTCGACGCCGGCAGCTGCCGGTTGTCCGGGCAGGCCGACACGCTGGAGTGGCTGGCGTTCCGGCTGGTCACGCTCGGCTGCGAGTTCGAGGTGCACGAACCGCCCGAACTCATCGCGTACCTGCGCGAGCTGGCCGCCAGAACCCTGCGTGCCGTGTAG
- a CDS encoding VOC family protein yields the protein MTAHLFHRFEEPPGMSDVKPIPDGYTTVTPWIISRDTAAVIDYLKEAFGAEELGRVTDARGRIGHAEVRIGDAIVMLFDGDPSWPPTPAFLRLYVEDARAVHRRAVESGGVSVSEVTHLAFGDLVGRVRDPFGNVWWIQTRIEDVTPEELERRYSDPAFTAAMAYMQRPETEIFPRDPRDPHGS from the coding sequence GTGACCGCACACCTCTTCCACCGCTTCGAGGAGCCACCCGGCATGTCCGACGTCAAACCCATCCCCGACGGCTACACGACCGTCACGCCGTGGATCATCTCCCGCGACACGGCCGCCGTGATCGACTACCTGAAGGAGGCGTTCGGCGCCGAGGAGCTGGGCCGCGTGACCGACGCCCGCGGCCGGATCGGGCACGCCGAGGTCCGCATCGGCGACGCGATCGTGATGCTCTTCGACGGCGACCCGAGCTGGCCCCCGACGCCCGCCTTCCTCCGCCTCTACGTCGAGGACGCCCGCGCGGTGCACCGCCGCGCCGTCGAGTCGGGCGGCGTCTCCGTCTCGGAGGTCACCCACCTCGCCTTCGGCGACCTGGTCGGCCGGGTACGCGACCCGTTCGGCAACGTCTGGTGGATCCAGACCCGCATCGAGGACGTCACCCCCGAGGAGCTGGAACGCCGCTACAGCGACCCGGCGTTCACCGCGGCGATGGCGTACATGCAGCGCCCCGAGACCGAGATCTTCCCCCGCGACCCCCGCGACCCGCACGGATCGTGA
- a CDS encoding UDP-glucose dehydrogenase family protein: MPYRLTVIGTGYLGITHAACMADLGFDVLGLDVDADKVRRLNDGELPIHEPGLEPVLRRGLDAGRLRFTTSYEEVAAFGDVHFICVGTPQKRGEYAADVSYMDAAVETLAPLLDRECLVVGKSTVPVGTAERLADKLARLAPAGVQAELAWNPEFLREGHAVQDTLRPDRIVFGVRSERAEKVLREVYEPLGDVPIVVSDFATAELVKTAANAFLATKISFINAMAEVCEAAHADVQKLSEALSYDDRIGGRYLNAGLGFGGGCLPKDIRAFMARAGELGADQALTFLREVDAINMRRRARMVDLARELAGGSFHGCVVGVLGAAFKPDSDDIRDSPALDVAVTIGHQGGRVTVYDPIALDNARKAHPELSYGESAVEAVRGAHVVLLLTEWQEFVELDPERLGGVVATRRIVDGRNALDAETWRSAGWHYRALGRP, translated from the coding sequence GTGCCATATCGCCTCACGGTGATCGGGACCGGATACCTCGGGATCACGCATGCTGCCTGCATGGCGGACCTCGGATTCGACGTCCTCGGCCTCGACGTCGACGCCGACAAGGTGCGGCGGCTGAACGACGGCGAGCTCCCCATCCACGAGCCCGGCCTCGAACCCGTGCTGCGGCGCGGCCTCGACGCCGGCCGCCTCCGCTTCACCACCTCCTACGAGGAGGTCGCCGCCTTCGGCGACGTGCACTTCATCTGCGTCGGCACCCCGCAGAAGCGCGGCGAGTACGCCGCCGACGTCTCCTACATGGACGCCGCCGTCGAGACCCTGGCCCCGCTCCTCGACCGCGAGTGCCTGGTCGTCGGCAAGTCCACCGTCCCCGTGGGCACCGCCGAGCGCCTGGCCGACAAGCTCGCCCGGCTGGCCCCCGCCGGGGTGCAGGCCGAGCTGGCCTGGAACCCGGAGTTCCTGCGCGAGGGGCACGCGGTCCAGGACACCCTGCGTCCCGACCGCATCGTCTTCGGCGTGCGCAGCGAGCGGGCCGAGAAGGTGCTGCGCGAGGTGTACGAGCCGCTCGGCGACGTCCCGATCGTGGTGTCGGACTTCGCGACCGCCGAGCTGGTCAAGACCGCCGCCAACGCCTTCCTGGCCACCAAGATCTCCTTCATCAACGCCATGGCCGAGGTCTGCGAGGCGGCCCACGCCGACGTGCAGAAGCTGTCGGAGGCGCTGTCGTACGACGACCGCATCGGCGGGCGCTACCTCAACGCCGGCCTGGGCTTCGGTGGCGGCTGCCTGCCCAAGGACATCCGGGCGTTCATGGCGCGGGCCGGGGAGCTGGGGGCCGACCAGGCGCTGACGTTCCTGCGCGAGGTGGACGCCATCAACATGCGCCGCCGCGCCCGCATGGTCGACCTGGCGAGAGAGCTGGCCGGCGGCTCCTTCCACGGATGCGTGGTGGGCGTGCTGGGAGCGGCGTTCAAACCGGACTCCGACGACATCCGCGACTCCCCCGCCCTCGACGTGGCCGTGACGATCGGGCACCAGGGCGGCCGGGTCACCGTCTACGACCCGATCGCGCTCGACAACGCCCGCAAGGCGCATCCCGAGCTGAGCTACGGCGAGTCGGCCGTCGAGGCCGTCCGCGGGGCGCATGTGGTGCTGCTGCTCACGGAATGGCAGGAGTTCGTGGAGCTCGACCCCGAGCGGCTCGGCGGGGTCGTCGCGACGCGGCGCATCGTCGACGGGCGCAACGCGCTGGACGCCGAGACCTGGCGCTCGGCGGGCTGGCACTACCGCGCGCTGGGCCGGCCTTAG
- a CDS encoding MerR family transcriptional regulator: MTSGLTIGQAAAFAGVTIKTIRHYHRLGLVTEPERDSSGYRRYRSADLLRLVQVRTLAGAGVPLAEIGDLLDADPEQFTAALDDVHRRLTATIDDLTARRATLHRLAHGDRVLLPDRACAVLDRLADLGFDPDYVSAQREALVLTRALIPALLDTFLTQLERSLADPDLVELTKRALAARSWPPDDPRIDDLAAALAGKLLTDPTTLALPPAFLHQPDAATRYGLVNHHREEEPSLARLNALLEAHLRAAGVNVPRQ, translated from the coding sequence ATGACGTCCGGGCTCACGATCGGCCAGGCGGCGGCGTTCGCCGGCGTCACCATCAAGACCATCCGGCACTACCACCGGCTCGGCCTGGTCACCGAGCCGGAACGGGACAGCTCCGGCTACCGCCGCTACCGCTCCGCCGACCTGCTCCGCCTGGTCCAGGTCCGCACCCTGGCCGGGGCCGGCGTGCCGCTGGCCGAGATCGGCGACCTGCTCGACGCCGACCCCGAACAGTTCACCGCCGCCCTGGACGACGTCCACCGCCGCCTCACCGCCACCATCGACGACCTGACCGCCCGCCGCGCCACCCTGCACCGCCTCGCCCACGGCGACCGCGTCCTGCTCCCCGACCGCGCCTGCGCCGTCCTGGACCGCCTCGCCGACCTGGGCTTCGACCCCGACTACGTGTCCGCCCAACGCGAGGCCCTGGTCCTGACCCGGGCCCTCATCCCCGCGCTCCTCGACACCTTCCTGACCCAGCTCGAACGCTCACTCGCCGACCCCGACCTCGTCGAGCTGACCAAACGCGCCCTCGCCGCCCGCTCCTGGCCCCCGGACGACCCCCGCATCGACGACCTGGCCGCCGCCCTGGCCGGCAAACTCCTCACCGACCCCACGACCCTGGCCCTGCCCCCCGCCTTCCTCCACCAGCCCGACGCCGCCACCCGCTACGGCCTGGTCAACCACCACCGCGAGGAGGAGCCGTCCCTCGCCCGCCTGAACGCCCTGCTGGAGGCACACCTGCGCGCGGCCGGCGTCAACGTCCCCCGCCAGTGA
- a CDS encoding acyl-CoA dehydrogenase family protein, with translation MSFPLYAPAEEHDMLRETVRALADEKIAPHAAEADETEEFSWDVYKALVAADLHAVHVPEQYGGAGADALATVIVIEEVARACASSSLIPAVNKLGTVPLLLSASEELKARYLAPVARGEAMFSYALSEPEAGSDAASMKTRAVADGDSYVLNGTKMWITNAGVSEYYTVMAVTDPAAGARGISAFVVEKSDEGVSFGPKEKKLGIKGSPTRQVILDNVRIPADRMIGAPGTGFKTALATLDHTRVTIAAQALGIAQGALDYAVGYVKERQQFGRPVADFQGVQFMLADMAMKLEAARQLTYHAAAKSERAMAGEPQKDLTFLSSAAKCAASDAAMEITVDAVQLLGGYGYTKDFPVERMMRDAKITQIYEGTNQIQRMVMARQLLK, from the coding sequence ATGAGCTTCCCTCTGTACGCGCCGGCCGAAGAGCACGACATGCTCCGCGAGACGGTCCGCGCCCTGGCCGACGAGAAGATCGCCCCGCACGCCGCGGAGGCCGACGAGACCGAGGAGTTCTCCTGGGACGTCTACAAGGCCCTGGTGGCGGCCGACCTGCACGCCGTCCACGTGCCCGAGCAGTACGGAGGCGCCGGGGCCGACGCCCTCGCGACCGTGATCGTCATCGAAGAGGTGGCGCGGGCCTGCGCGTCGTCCTCGCTCATCCCGGCGGTCAACAAGCTCGGCACCGTCCCGCTGCTCCTGTCCGCCTCGGAGGAGCTCAAGGCGCGCTACCTCGCGCCGGTGGCGAGGGGGGAGGCCATGTTCTCGTACGCGCTGTCGGAGCCGGAGGCGGGCTCCGACGCCGCGTCCATGAAGACCCGGGCCGTCGCCGACGGTGACTCCTACGTCCTCAACGGCACCAAGATGTGGATCACCAACGCCGGCGTCTCCGAGTACTACACCGTGATGGCCGTCACCGACCCTGCCGCCGGCGCCCGGGGCATCTCCGCCTTCGTCGTGGAGAAGTCCGACGAAGGCGTCTCCTTCGGCCCGAAGGAGAAGAAGCTCGGCATCAAAGGCTCGCCCACCCGGCAGGTGATCCTGGACAACGTCCGCATCCCGGCCGACCGCATGATCGGCGCGCCCGGCACCGGCTTCAAGACCGCCCTCGCCACCCTCGACCACACCCGCGTCACCATCGCGGCCCAGGCCCTCGGCATCGCCCAGGGCGCCCTCGACTACGCGGTCGGCTACGTCAAGGAACGGCAGCAGTTCGGCCGCCCGGTCGCCGACTTCCAGGGCGTGCAGTTCATGCTCGCCGACATGGCGATGAAGCTGGAGGCGGCGCGGCAGCTCACGTACCACGCGGCGGCCAAGTCCGAGCGCGCCATGGCCGGCGAACCCCAGAAGGACCTCACCTTCCTGTCCAGCGCCGCCAAGTGCGCCGCCTCGGACGCGGCCATGGAGATCACCGTGGACGCGGTGCAGCTGCTGGGCGGGTACGGGTACACGAAGGATTTCCCGGTGGAGCGGATGATGCGCGACGCCAAGATCACCCAGATCTACGAGGGCACCAACCAGATCCAGCGTATGGTGATGGCCCGGCAGCTCCTGAAGTAA
- a CDS encoding 5-(carboxyamino)imidazole ribonucleotide synthase: protein MSSYRPIGPVVGIVGAGQLARMTQPPAIALGVELRVLANAPDESAARVIVDTRIGDYRDLDVLREFAQGCDVITFDHEHVPTEHIEALIAEGHHVQPGAAALVHAQDKAVMRERLSAIGVPCPAWARVSSPADVTAFAEQHGWPVVLKAVRGGYDGRGVWVCRDAAEAEEAFASGAPLMAEAFVPFERELAVMVARSPHGQGVSYPVVETVQQDGICVEVLAPAPGLDAEQSAQAQRIGLTIANELGVTGLLAVELFQTATGLVVNELAMRPHNSGHWTIEGSRTSQFEQHLRAVLDLPLGSPTMTAQVVVMANLLGGDDPDLFKRYEHVLAHDPGIKLHFYGKQVRPGRKIGHVTAVGSNLDEVRARARHAAVHLMTGEYT, encoded by the coding sequence GTGAGTTCCTACCGCCCCATCGGTCCGGTCGTCGGCATCGTCGGCGCAGGTCAGCTGGCCAGAATGACACAGCCCCCCGCCATCGCGCTGGGCGTCGAGCTGAGGGTGCTGGCGAACGCGCCCGACGAGAGCGCCGCCCGGGTCATCGTCGACACGCGCATCGGCGACTACCGCGATCTCGACGTGCTGCGGGAGTTCGCCCAGGGCTGCGACGTCATCACCTTCGACCACGAGCACGTGCCGACCGAGCACATCGAGGCGCTCATCGCCGAGGGGCACCACGTGCAACCGGGTGCGGCGGCCCTCGTGCACGCCCAGGACAAAGCGGTCATGCGCGAGCGGCTGAGCGCCATCGGCGTGCCCTGCCCGGCCTGGGCGCGGGTGTCGTCCCCGGCCGACGTGACGGCCTTCGCCGAGCAGCACGGCTGGCCGGTCGTGCTCAAGGCGGTGCGCGGCGGCTACGACGGCCGCGGCGTCTGGGTGTGCCGCGACGCGGCCGAGGCCGAGGAGGCGTTCGCGTCGGGCGCGCCGCTCATGGCCGAGGCGTTCGTGCCGTTCGAGCGGGAGCTGGCCGTCATGGTGGCCCGCTCGCCGCATGGCCAGGGCGTCAGCTACCCGGTGGTGGAGACCGTCCAGCAGGACGGCATCTGCGTCGAGGTGCTCGCCCCCGCGCCCGGCCTCGACGCCGAGCAGTCCGCGCAGGCCCAGCGCATCGGGCTCACCATCGCCAATGAGCTGGGCGTCACCGGGCTGCTGGCGGTCGAGCTGTTCCAGACCGCGACCGGGCTCGTGGTCAACGAGCTGGCCATGCGCCCCCACAACAGCGGCCACTGGACCATCGAGGGCTCCCGCACCTCGCAGTTCGAGCAGCACCTGCGGGCCGTGCTCGACCTGCCGCTCGGCTCGCCCACGATGACCGCCCAGGTCGTCGTCATGGCCAACCTGCTCGGCGGCGACGACCCCGACCTGTTCAAGCGCTACGAGCACGTGCTCGCCCACGATCCCGGCATCAAGCTGCACTTCTACGGCAAGCAGGTGCGGCCCGGCCGTAAGATCGGGCACGTCACGGCCGTCGGCTCCAACCTCGACGAGGTCCGCGCCCGCGCCCGCCACGCCGCCGTCCACCTCATGACAGGGGAGTACACGTGA
- a CDS encoding serine hydrolase domain-containing protein, giving the protein MVGTVKGGFSATGLRRLRAVLARHVESGKIPGLVALVSRGSGETYVEAVGTMRHDGGPPMRRDTIFRMASTSNPVTMAAAMVLLDECRLRLDDPVDPWLPELAGRRVLRRPDGPLDDTVPARRPITVRDLLTSTFGLGVDFASLDAPIRAATFERTDYSVASGPAPDPDEWMRRLGELPLSCQPGERWQYDLSNEVVGVLVARVAGRPLEAFLRERVLDPLGMEDTAFHVPAGKIDRLPPLYGPDPRTGEFLVWDEAEGGRSSRPPAFQGAGGGLVSTADDYHAYFRMLLNGGLHDGRRILSRPAVELMTTNRLTPEQQAARDAMYRDIAHVSGGQGLQGGWGFGMAVRTRRGDYASVGQFGWDGGTGTSVYADPGKQLTGVLLTQVGMSTPDSMRLINDFWTTLYQAVDDD; this is encoded by the coding sequence ATGGTGGGTACGGTTAAGGGCGGTTTCTCCGCGACCGGGTTGCGGAGGCTGCGCGCGGTGCTGGCGCGGCATGTCGAGTCAGGGAAGATCCCGGGGCTGGTCGCGCTGGTCAGCCGGGGCAGCGGCGAGACGTACGTCGAGGCGGTCGGGACGATGCGGCACGACGGCGGCCCGCCGATGCGCCGGGACACCATCTTCCGGATGGCGTCCACGTCCAACCCGGTCACGATGGCGGCGGCCATGGTGCTGCTGGACGAGTGCCGGCTGCGGCTGGACGACCCGGTGGACCCGTGGCTGCCCGAGCTGGCCGGCCGCCGGGTGCTGCGGCGGCCCGACGGCCCGCTGGACGACACCGTCCCGGCCCGGCGGCCGATCACCGTACGGGATCTGCTGACCTCGACGTTCGGGCTCGGGGTGGACTTCGCGTCGCTGGACGCCCCGATCAGGGCCGCGACGTTCGAGCGGACCGACTACAGCGTGGCGTCCGGGCCGGCGCCCGACCCGGACGAGTGGATGCGCCGTCTCGGCGAGCTGCCGCTGTCCTGCCAGCCGGGCGAGCGGTGGCAGTACGACCTCAGCAACGAGGTGGTCGGCGTGCTCGTCGCCCGGGTCGCGGGCCGGCCGCTGGAGGCGTTCCTGCGCGAACGCGTCCTCGACCCGCTGGGGATGGAGGACACCGCCTTCCACGTGCCCGCCGGCAAGATCGACCGGCTGCCGCCCCTGTACGGGCCCGACCCGCGGACCGGCGAGTTCCTGGTGTGGGACGAGGCCGAGGGCGGCAGGTCCAGCCGGCCGCCGGCCTTCCAGGGCGCGGGCGGCGGGCTGGTGTCCACGGCCGACGACTACCACGCCTACTTCCGCATGCTGCTCAACGGCGGCCTGCACGACGGGCGGCGCATCCTGTCGCGGCCCGCGGTCGAGCTGATGACCACCAACCGGCTCACCCCTGAGCAGCAGGCCGCCAGGGACGCCATGTACCGGGACATCGCTCACGTGTCGGGCGGTCAGGGGTTGCAGGGCGGCTGGGGCTTCGGGATGGCGGTGCGCACCCGCCGCGGCGACTACGCCTCCGTCGGCCAGTTCGGCTGGGACGGCGGCACCGGCACCAGCGTGTACGCCGACCCGGGCAAGCAGCTCACCGGGGTCCTGCTCACCCAGGTCGGGATGTCCACCCCGGACTCGATGCGGCTCATCAACGACTTCTGGACCACGCTCTACCAGGCCGTCGACGACGACTGA
- the purE gene encoding 5-(carboxyamino)imidazole ribonucleotide mutase has product MGSDSDWPVMKAAAEAVAEFGVPFEADVVSAHRMPTEMIDYGRQAASRGVQVIIAGAGGAAHLPGMLASVTPLPVIGVPVPLKYLDGMDSLLSIVQMPAGVPVATVAVGGARNAGLLAVRILAAADPVLRGRMEEFQLRLKEQAYEKGERLRAEAKHL; this is encoded by the coding sequence ATGGGGTCGGATTCCGACTGGCCGGTGATGAAGGCGGCGGCCGAGGCGGTCGCCGAGTTCGGGGTGCCGTTCGAGGCCGACGTGGTCTCCGCGCACCGCATGCCCACCGAGATGATCGACTACGGCCGGCAGGCCGCGTCCCGGGGCGTCCAGGTGATCATCGCGGGCGCCGGCGGGGCCGCGCACCTGCCCGGCATGCTGGCCTCCGTCACGCCGCTGCCGGTCATCGGGGTGCCGGTGCCGCTGAAGTACCTCGACGGCATGGACTCCCTGCTGTCCATCGTCCAGATGCCGGCCGGGGTGCCGGTGGCGACGGTCGCGGTGGGCGGTGCCCGCAACGCGGGGCTGCTGGCCGTCCGCATCCTCGCCGCCGCCGACCCCGTGCTGCGCGGGCGCATGGAGGAGTTCCAGCTCCGGCTGAAGGAGCAGGCGTACGAGAAGGGCGAGCGCCTGCGGGCCGAGGCCAAGCACCTGTAG
- a CDS encoding ATP-binding protein: MRRRLLTSTLVVAVIAVLLLGVPLGVVVSRLIVDEAAQELGAEAKRLVGEVEYARVQETPLDPQQLEQKYPGRYIQIWERGTPLRVTVVGTAPASGHLMTEDAQTNTGVYVRISRDRDQVERDVRARLLLIVALAVAALAVAVSLAVVQSRRLTLPLQDLAKIADRLGSGDARPSKHRYGIPELDRVAQVLDRSAARISDLLTREREFATDASHQLRTPLTGLTMRLEEIVAAAGEPEVVREEGEAAIVQAERLTAVIDELLAAARRQRHAQAEPVAIDEVLVQQVTEWGPVFRDAGRALRLEGTRGLKALATTGGFGQVVASLLENSLRHGGGTVTVTSTSGDNYVVVEVADEGPGIADEIAPKIFERNVSGGGGTGLGLTLARALAAADGGRLELVRRRPATFAVFLRPAEEDSRNRVVSGPA, translated from the coding sequence ATGCGCCGTCGACTGCTCACCTCCACCCTGGTCGTCGCGGTGATCGCGGTCCTGTTGCTGGGGGTCCCCCTGGGCGTCGTGGTGAGCCGCCTGATCGTCGACGAGGCGGCTCAGGAGCTCGGGGCGGAAGCCAAACGTCTCGTGGGAGAGGTCGAGTACGCCCGCGTCCAGGAGACGCCGCTCGACCCTCAGCAACTGGAACAGAAGTACCCGGGCAGGTACATACAGATCTGGGAACGCGGAACCCCCCTCCGGGTGACGGTCGTCGGCACGGCTCCGGCGTCCGGTCACCTCATGACGGAGGACGCGCAGACCAACACCGGCGTCTACGTCCGGATCAGCCGTGACCGGGACCAGGTCGAGCGCGACGTGCGCGCTCGCCTGCTGCTCATCGTCGCCCTGGCGGTCGCCGCGCTGGCGGTGGCCGTGAGCCTGGCCGTCGTGCAGTCCCGCCGGCTGACGCTGCCCCTGCAGGACCTGGCGAAGATCGCCGACCGGCTGGGCTCCGGCGACGCGCGGCCGAGCAAACACCGGTACGGCATCCCCGAGCTGGACCGCGTGGCGCAGGTGCTCGACCGCAGCGCCGCCCGCATCTCCGACCTGCTGACGCGCGAGCGTGAGTTCGCCACCGACGCCTCCCACCAGCTCAGGACCCCCCTGACCGGCCTCACCATGCGCCTGGAGGAGATCGTCGCGGCGGCCGGCGAGCCGGAGGTCGTCCGCGAGGAGGGCGAGGCGGCGATCGTCCAGGCCGAGCGGCTGACGGCGGTCATCGACGAGCTGCTGGCCGCCGCGCGCCGCCAGAGACACGCGCAGGCCGAGCCGGTCGCCATCGACGAGGTGCTGGTCCAGCAGGTCACCGAGTGGGGGCCGGTGTTCCGCGACGCGGGCCGCGCCCTGCGGCTGGAGGGCACGCGCGGGCTGAAGGCCCTCGCCACGACCGGCGGGTTCGGCCAGGTGGTGGCGTCCCTGCTGGAGAACTCGCTGCGGCACGGCGGCGGCACGGTCACCGTCACCAGCACCAGCGGCGACAACTACGTGGTGGTGGAGGTGGCCGACGAGGGCCCCGGTATCGCCGACGAGATCGCCCCCAAGATCTTCGAGCGGAACGTCAGCGGCGGCGGCGGCACCGGCCTCGGCCTGACGCTGGCTCGCGCGCTCGCCGCGGCCGACGGCGGGCGGCTGGAGCTGGTGCGGCGGCGGCCGGCGACGTTCGCCGTCTTCCTGCGGCCGGCCGAGGAGGACAGCAGGAACCGGGTGGTCAGCGGTCCTGCGTGA
- a CDS encoding GtrA family protein, translating to MEVVKRLYERFSSLVHELAKFGSIGAIAFVIDTGLLNLCHGPIGLGPLTSKLVATTVSTTFAYLGNRFWTFRHREQTGLGREYFLFFLLNGIALLFGILTIGFTTYTLGLDDALSVNIANIVGVGLGTLFRYWSYKKWVFLEATEPIPVELPEQPGVTQDR from the coding sequence GTGGAAGTCGTCAAGCGCCTCTACGAGCGGTTCTCGTCCCTGGTCCACGAGCTGGCCAAGTTCGGCAGCATCGGAGCGATCGCCTTCGTGATCGACACCGGCCTGCTCAACCTCTGCCACGGCCCGATCGGGCTGGGCCCGCTGACGTCCAAGCTCGTGGCGACGACGGTGTCCACCACGTTCGCCTATCTCGGCAACCGCTTCTGGACGTTCCGCCACCGCGAGCAGACCGGCCTCGGCCGCGAGTACTTCCTGTTCTTCCTGCTCAACGGCATCGCCCTGCTGTTCGGCATCCTGACGATCGGTTTCACCACCTACACGCTCGGCCTCGACGACGCGCTCAGCGTCAACATCGCCAACATCGTCGGCGTGGGGCTCGGCACCCTCTTCCGCTACTGGTCGTACAAGAAGTGGGTCTTCCTGGAGGCCACCGAGCCCATCCCGGTCGAGCTGCCCGAGCAGCCGGGCGTCACGCAGGACCGCTGA